TGTTTGATGTGTgcctgtatatgtgcatgtatgcattttGATATGTACAAGGTATACATGTGTAGACACATTCGGGTCtgcctgtgtatgcatgtatgtgttggtgcatgttcatgcatgtgtgcctgtagtgtgtacctgtgtgtccatgtgtacatgcgtatatgtatgtgtgtacatgtgtacatgttagTATGTGCAGTGTATGTTTGCACATATTTAGGTctatctgtgtatgtctgtgtgctaaTGCATGTTCATGCATATATGCGCCTTTGTGTATGTTCACATTTGCCTATCTGTGcaatacatgcatgtatgcatgcagaaCTGCTGAGTAGCTgcttgtatgtatttgtgtgcatacatgcgtgtgtgcatgttcacTTGAAGGTATCCCTTTCATTTGATTTGGTGCAGAGGTCTCAATTCCTGTAACTCACCCTGCTCTTGTTCCCAGCAGAGGCTGCATCAGTGGTGAGGGCGCCTCACCACAGTCAGGCCGTTCTGCCCGTGGCTTCCCCTTCTCCAGAAACCAGCCACACATGCAGGGGGTGCACGTGATGACGGGACATCTGGCCTCAGCACCTGTGGCATGAAGCCAGCCACAGGCACCCAAGGGAGGTCACGCACTATTAGAGCTGGCGAAGGCAGGGATGCTTGGGAAATGTGGGCTCCTTTCTCCCAGAACCCCGGGAGGGGAAGGTCTTGCTTACTCTGATTTCCAGTGGAACCTGTAGCTTTGTGGCTGCTGGGTAGGCACTCTGCCACAGAACTAAGTTCCCAGCCCTTTTGattttaagataaggtcttgctgtgtagcctatgctggcctggaacttaatatCTTCCTGCTTCGGCCTCTTAAGTTGCTTCCAGGCTTCAAGCATCTGCCATCACACCTGACTTCTGTTGTGTTTTGAACAAGACCCCAACCTCTCCCTGAACCCTCCACGGTTACCATGGCCCAGCAGGGTTCACATAGGAACCTGCTTCAAGGCTATGTGTGGGCCTGGGACTCAGGTCTCCCTCAGCGACAGCGATGTCTCTGAAGTGAGGAGGAACAGTTGCGTGCATGTAGCCATTCCTATATTGAACCATtctgcagagggagagactgagtCCCATGTGGACACCCAGAGTCCTAGCCGGGAGCTGGCTAGGCTAGATTCAACGCATCTGCACTGGCTTTAGGGCAGCCCCTTATCCAAATGCAGCCCTTTGACCCCTCACAGCTTGAGGGGGGagcaaaggtcctgaggcaggaggaaccgCATACCCAAAGGCATCAAGGTCTCCACATGTTGGGAGCATGGGAAAGGTGCTGGGGTCTTTGGAACAGCATGAGgccagggaggaaaggaaaaccGAGGTAGGAATAAAACACACTCTGAGCTTCTTGAGGGgaacagggagaggaaggagaatccTGGTGGATACTCTCACTGTTTTCAGCTCGGTCAGGAGCCCCTGTGTAGACCAGTTGCCAGGCCCCCAACTTTGGCcctgtctccccagcacccctCCCTGGCTGGGTGCCTGTGGTTCTGGTTCACGCCCTGTGCCAGGCTGCACTAAGCCTGCTCCATcttccatccatctgcctctctCACCTACATCTTTTCTCCACACCACAGCCAGGCCATGTGTCAAGAAGGAAAATCCCATCATGCCCAGCCCACCTCCAGACAACATCTGTTTAGGTTGTGTTGGGAACAACATCCAATTTTCTTCCAGTGGCCTCAAGTTCAGCCAGCCTGGACCAGCTGGCCTCCACAGCTGGCCCCTTCCTCAACTCTGCACCTGGCACCCCACCTCAGGGTCTTGCATTTGCCGCTccctcctggagctccatccaACAGACCGCCAGTTCCTTCTCCAGATCTCAGCTGAGGGATGCTTGGTCTGCTCCTCCTGGCTCATTTCTTCTCCTGCATGCACTGGTCAGGTTTAGCTCTGTCTTTGTCCTTCAGCAGACTCTGTCCTAAGCCAGGTTCCTTGTTAGCTTAATTTACCATTGCATCCCAGTGCCCAGAgaaagcagccccccccccccccatgaagtGCAGGGTGGCATGACTCAGTGCTAACTCCTGCACACGTCAGGTTCTTTCCTCACTGGTCCAAGGGCTCAAGACCGGACCCTGCTGGACCCCagccctctccagctccctgtctTGGGAGCTGATGGTTGCTAGGGTTGATACTATGCTTGGCCCTTTGCAGCTAGGCCTTTGCTCAGGTCCCTAGGGAAGGCtagcctgccagcccagcctcaGGTTCATGTAAATTCTCAGTCCCACAGCTGTAGCCTCTGGGTtcagccttttaaaaagaaagtctcCAACATCACACTTGCTGGGTCCACTCAAGATCACGAGTCCTTGGTCCTACCAGCTCCTGGCTGGGGTAGCATGCCCCCTCTAATCCTGCGGTGGggtcctttccttctcccaccaAAGCCGCTGTCCAGGAGACTTTGGAAACTTCCTATTGCTTTGGAACTTCAGCCTCCAATGGTCATTTTGTTTACCTCTGGCTCCTGGCTCGACTCTATCCCAAAGCCACTTACAAAAATTCCCCTGCTACCCCGGGGAGGCCTTTCCAAGCCTCGGGTTTGTGTTcgatgtttatttgtttttttttcctttttttgttgttgttcttgttttgttttgttgttgtttgtttttctgtattatgtgtatgttttggggtgtgtggtgtgcacatctATGTGGAGACCATAGATCAAAGTTGGTTGTATTCCTCAAtgtaagatgtatttatttatgtacatgagtaCTCTATTTGCAAGTATGCCTACAGGGCAGAAGAGGACAACAGttcccattacagatggctgtgagccaccatgtgggtgctgggaattgaactcaggacctctggaagagtagccagtgctcttaaccactgagccatctctccagcccaacaccactttgtttttttgaggcagggtttctcactggcctggggatTATTTGGCTAGACTAGGTATCCAGTGAGCACCAGGATCCTCAGGTTTCTGCCTTCCTAGCCCTGGGAAGACAGATATGAGAAGAAGAGATTCAAACTCGGTCCTCATCCAACTGAGCAGTCTCTCAACCCACCCTCATCTTCCTCGGGACAGGAGGCTGTCTTCTCACTTTCTCAGAAgtgtctttttgtttcattttgtttttcaagacaagctttctctgtgtagccctggctgtcctggaactcactctgtagaccaggctggccttgaactcagagatcagcctgcctctgcctctctagtgctgggactaaaggcgtgtgccaccacacccagctgcagaGGTGTCTTCTTGCCTGCGCATGGGCAGACAATATCAGTCTCAATTTTCTGGGACAGTTTCACTTTCCCAGAATCAGGGTCATTACCAGAAAGGGGGTGCTGTTACAGTTTTAATACACTGGCCTCAGTTTCTTGTTTATTCCTGGAGGAAATTTTCACAGAAAGGTCATATCAGTGTCCCAGGGCACAAGGAGTCCCACACCAGACTCCCCTTTTAGCATGGACAGTTTGTGTTTTTGAATATGTGCTGTCCTGATGACCCCTGTGGCAGAAGAAAACCTGCTGACCAAACCCTCTAAGGCCCGACCAGCTGTGGGTTATGTTTGGTGCCTTCCTCACACTCGCTGGGAGAAAGAACCCAAGTGTTGGAGGCGGGTGAGCCCTACTAACCCTGTGGTCTTGGGCAGGTTCCTTAACCTCTCGGTCCTGGGCTCTCTCTGTAAGGCCACTTAGTGCTCAGCAATCCAAGAATGCTACTTTTTATTTCAACTTGAAACgttactattattgttattatttatgtgtggatgtgcatgtacctgttttcacatgtgtgcacatgtgtgtgcaggtgtgtgtacacatatgtgagtgcatgtggaagccagagtccAATGTCTGGTTCTTTCTCTAtccctctctaccttattttccttactatttaaaaaagatttattcttattagGTTTAATTATGTGTAAGGTGTGTGTGCCTTTGGGTATGTACAGGGAGggcaggtgcctgaggagtccagaagcattggattccctggagctagagcatcagatggttgtgagctgcctgatgtgggtactgggacctgAACTCCTGTTGCCCTTAACaacaggactctctctctctctctctctctctctctctctctctctctctctctctctctctctcgtgtgtgtgtgtgtgtgtgtgtgtgtgtgtgtgtgtgtgtgtgtgtgtgcgcgcgcacacgcgcgcgcagttctgtgtatttttgttttgggacTGGGTCTCACTCATGCGGCCCAGGCTGGCCGCCAGCTCACCGTGTACCCCACACCAGCCTTGAGCCCCTAACtttcatttcccaagtgctgggattacagggatgcgACACTGCCTGGGGCTCAGTTCCgtgaatttttaaactttttattgattcatttatttatttttgtctgtgtgggggtgggaatgCTTATGTcacagcatgtgtgtagaggtcagaggataactgtgGAGttgatttctccttcctcttcccacaggtTCTGGGGAGGAGCCTCAGGCTGCTAGGCTTCCCTAGCAagtccctttacctgctgagcaccTGACAGACCAGTACTATGCGTTTCAACACTGTTTGCTAAGTCTTCCgccctgcttccctcccctgccctttGTAGTCACATGCCCCCTTCCCCTCACTAGGCAACTCAtctttcctgcttccacttctgcTTCTTTCAGGATATCAGATAGATGGAATCCCATAGCATGTGACATGGAGCCTGGTGATTTGCACCTGAGTTTAGCCAGGTCTCTGTGTCTCACTCCCTCCTGGTTGGTGCTGTGAATGAACCAGAGTTGCTTCTCTATGACTCTGGAAGGAGGTGTCAGGGTGTCTCCGCTGAGCCATGGACCACTGTCCACATCCGTACAGGGTTTTGATGCTGCTGTTCTggtcttcctttctcccccattccttgacacagggtcttactctgcagttcaggctagcctgggattctttacgtagcccaggctgacctcaaacttgaagcaatcctcctAAGGATCATAGGAGTGAGCCAGCACACCCAGCTTCcatggaatttttgttgttattgttgtttgaggcaagtctcatatagcccaggttggctttgaactaatGATCTTTCTGTTTGCACCTCCAAAGTACGAGAATTACAGGGTGTACCATCATGGCCAACTAAGACCGTATCATTCAAAGAATTGAGCTAGGAACAGTCATATACCCACCGTACATACCCCACAGCTACAGACTCTCCCCGTCTCCCCTCAGCTGCCAGTCCTTCCTCATTCCGCTTACAAGATTCTGTGCGCACTTCTGCAGAGTAAGTGGCGAACATCTGTCTGTGCAGCCCCCCTCACACCTGAGGCATTCCATCAACTAACAGCCAAGACGTGTTATTCATAAATACCATGTAAACAAAAACAGTTCCGTGGAATTCTTTTCTGTTGACAATTGGAGGCATTGGGTCAGAGTCAGAGCTGGCCGCAGTTGGTTGGCCTTAGGTTAGGCATTCTTCTCCTGACCTGCAGGACTGATGGCTGAGAGATGGTCATCTAAGAGAGCTGTTCCTGGTTAGCATAGGCCAGTGGAGGCTCTGGCCAGCTGTGAGTCTCAGGCAGGCTACGACgtcacctgtctcagcctcagtttcttcatttctgaaatgGACTCCAGGAAACACCTACTTCTGGTTGTCTTGAGGAGGAACTGAGCACACAGTAGTTGGGGTGGCGCTGGGACACATGAGTCCGCAGCTACTGCTGTCATGAACAACTGTGCAGCTGCCCTTCTagaataaatctcttttcttaGGGCAGTTCCTTCAGGCAggaacaatcacacacacacacacacacacacacacacacacacacacacacacacctgcccgaTGTGCCGGGGAGTTGGTAAAGAGGGTGAGTGTGAGGCCAAGGCCATCACTGCTCCCTGTTCACCTTTGTCCTCCGTGGAACAGGTGGCAGGAAAGCCCCCTTCCAAAGGGCTTTGTTTGTGCTGGGAAGTGTGGGAAGGGAAACTTTGGGTGTAGGAGTGCAGGTCAACAACACCCCATGGAGAAGAGGCTCCTCCAACGTGTAGCTACAAACCAATGCCAGTTGGGACGGCGAAGCGTGTCTAACTCTGGACTTGGTAAGCAATGCACACAGGTCCTGGGACCGGCCATGCTTAGCACACAACCCTTGCAACCAGAAGATCTCAGAGGCCACACACCAGTCACTGCCCTGCTCAAGTGAGCAACAGTAAACCTTCAGCAACCCGGCGACAGTCAAACTTAGTCTACAGTTTTCATTGCCAacaggttttgttgtttgctttttaaagatttatttttatggccaggtggtgatggcccatgcctttaatctcagcactcaggaggcagaggcaggcaaatttctgactttgagaccatcctggtttacaaagtgagttcctggacagccagggatagaaacagagaaaccttgactcgaaaaactggaaaaaaaaaaaaaaaaaagaaagaaagaaaaagaaaaaagaaagaaggaaaagaaaaagacaattttatttttattatttttaattattaatatgtgtgtgtgtgcattggcaGGTGTCTGCCTAGGCCAGAAGCATCAGGTCCCCCTCAAGTTGGGTTTACATGAgttctaggaattgaattcaTGTCTACAGCAAGAGCAATAAATACTCTTACCTGCTAGTCATCTCTCTATCAGGAGGCTAACATGATCTGAGGAGAAGGCTCCGTCTGCAGAGTGCTTGGTGTGCCAGCACAAGGACCTCAGTTCAACCCCAGAAGCCATGGGAAAGAGTTTGGTATGGCGGGGCACATTCCCGACGCGGGCcgacactggggaggtggagacaggcggTCCCAGAGCTTGCCAGCACAGCCTacttggagagttccaggccagtgagggaccttgtctgaaaaacaaacaaacaacaacaacaacaataacagccaAGGTGAGCAGCTCTTGAGAACTGACACAGGAGGTTCACCtatggcctacacacacacacacacacacacacacacacacacacacacgcacgcacgcacgcacgcacgcacgcacgcacgcagacacagacacacagacacacacccctcACCCCATATTCAAATGTctccaaagcaaacaacaaccagAAACAAGTGCTCTGGCAACCCCAGGCCATGGTGGCCGCTGGCTGAGTGAGGCTGGCCCAGGCGGTCATCTGAAGGTCAGGCTGTCACTTCCATGCCAAGGTTACCTGCCTGGCCACTGCTGGCATCTGAGTCTGAGCCTTTTGGCATTGCTTGAGCAGGTTCAAGTATGATTCAAAGTGGAGTGAAGCGTGCCACTTAGGATGCAGCTCATCTCCCAAGGAGGGCTGGCAGTGTCTGAAGACGTGTTTGGTAGTCACAACTTGAGGAGGGTCAGGGTACCACTCAGCATCTGGCAGAGCACACAGGACAGACGCCTACCAAAAAGGACTTTGCAGACATCTGTGGCCCAAAAGCTGAGAAACCATGGGTCAAGGCAGCCACAAACTGGCCTGGAAGAGGGTGGACACTGCTTCCAGAGCCAAGGGATCAAGATAGGACGTGTTAAAAGCTGGCAGTCATTTGAGGACCAAGCTGGGTTTCAGTTGAGAGAAACCAGGGAAGGCATGAAGGAAAAGCACTAAACAGAGTGCTGGAAGCCCCCGTGAGGAGGAGGCCAATAGGCTGAGCTGGCGTCGCTGCTCCTGGGTTCAGTTCTGGTGGCCCACTCCCTAGCCACATAGCCTGAGGTTTGTCATTGGCCCAACCCCAGCTGTTTCAATTGTACCAGGGGGTAAACTGAGCTTGTACAGAGCCTCAGACAATGGCTCAATGCTAATGGACTTGCTGAGTTCGCATTTCTAACACCCCATAAAAAGCAAGTGTTGGCAGCATGTGCCTGGAGCTCTggccctggggggagggggggcagagacaggcagacgcatgcagcttactggccagccagcctagacagctcagccaggttcagtgagagaccctgtctgagaagGTACAGTAGAGAGCGGACGGCATGGCTTAGGtggtggttctcacccttcccaatgctgcgacccttcagTACAGCGCTCCTCATGTtgtgtgaccccaaccataaagttatttccatggctacctcataactgtaattttgctactgttatgaactgtaatgtaaatatgtgttttctaacggtcttaggcaacccctgtgaaagggcctcTTGACCcctccaaaggggttgagacccacaggctgagagccactggcttAGAATAAACAGTGCTTGCAATGAAcgcctgccaacctgagtttcaccctggaacccacataaaggtggaaagagacaaTTGGTTCCATGaggttaccctctgacctctgcatgctcactgtggcatgtacacacccacacagaaaTAGCTACAGgaatatgaaacattttaaagttgtttatGAAAAATGAGCACCTGGacgtagtgcatgcctttaaccctagcatttgggaggcagagctaggcagagctctgagagccaggccagggctacatagtgagaccctgtctcaaaaacacaaacaaaaatttgagACTGATGAGGGAGCTCGGGTGTTCATTACCAACCCTGGTCACCAGAGTTCCATCCACCATGGGACCCatgtgctggaaggagagaactgtctcctACAAATGTCTTCTGAGTGTGTGCGCGTGGATGCACGCACAggcacggacacggacacacatgggcacacacacacacacacacacacacacacacacacacgggcacacacagtAGAGAGGGTGATCAAGACAGGACACCAAacacctgtgacctccacatgtaggAACATCCTCATCATGTTCACATACTctcatgtgcacacgcacacacccatacatataaacatgtacatgtatcacacacacatacaagtctGTATGAAGAAAGAAGTGGGACTACAGACACAGCCTGCAGTGTCCCAACTCCTCTATCTCTTGTGCATCCCAGCCATTTTGAAAACCTGGCAGCTTCCTAAACCCTTGCTTCCTGGCTCCTCCCGAGGCAGGCACACAGCTCCTCCTGTGTGGAATGCTCATTCTCTGGGAGTGTAAACCACTCTCAGAACAAGTTCAGACTTGGGTTTGGGGAAATTCCTCTGTCAGCAGCCTTGCGGTAGAGTGTTGGGGAGGCATCAGGAGGCCAGAGAATGGTGGGGGATTCCCAGGAGCCTCTGCTTTACCCCAGCTGCTTTTCCATCACTTTCTCACCCAGGAAAGGCCAGCAGGGGCCCTGGGCATGGAAGGATAGGGCTGTCTTGGTTTTCCTGACTCCTGGCTAAGTCCAGCAACCAGTTCCTCTCCAGCATGATGAAAGCATAGAGGTGGTAGAGATGGACCCCCTGAGCAAGACACAGAGCCTCTGAGAACTCGGCTTCCTGGCCTGTGGAGAACGGCCTTTCCAGGGCCTAGGGGCCTGTGTGCTACTCCCTTCAGAGTCCCAAGGGCCGGACTCACtgcttcaaattattttaaattatatcttatttctctctgtctctctgtctctctgtctctctgtctctctgtctctctgtctctctctctctctctctctctctctcacacacacacacacacacattctgagttcgaggacagcctgatctacagagcaagttccaggacagccaggactacacagagaaaccctgtctcaaaataaacaaacaaacaaagagaaaagcaaaaaaatctGTAAGTTAATACACTCAGAAATCAACAATAGATATCCTTGAATGTGTCTTACAGTGATTTCTTACTCTAGATTTCCTTTTCTAGTTCTCCACAGTGTATATTCCTTTCATGGTAATATAGAGTTAATTTGGGGGCAGGTAGTATAACAGccatggttgtcctggaactcactctatagaccaggctggccttgaactcacaaagatctgcttgcctctgcctcgtgagtgctgggattaaaggcacgtgccaccactgcccatctcttctttcaacttttaaattactttattgaATGAAAAGAAGGACATGGCCATTCCTAGATATAGTTgaggttttattgtagatatgagggaaagAACAGCCAGAGGTATCTGGAGCAGCCCAGACtaaacatggccagcagaatagACTGGGtcatggggagagagaggtgagaggggggagagaaggggaaccATAGACTAAAACACCACAAGGTCTTGTAGCCAAGATGGCTGAGTTCTACAGGGATctgaagctgggggagggaggcccagccctgggctggagaggaggaaggtgagGGGCGTGGTGAGACTGCTGGGAGCCCCAGTACTGAGTGACACTGGGACGGCTGGCCAGCATCCACTGTGCGCTAATAGGTACtccagttagccatttgtcctagGTTCCCTGGAGACctaacatttatatattattaaaacacaacaaaaacagtagcGGAAGGGAAAGGCTGGCCAGACGACCCTGGGATCACATGGTAGGGGTgagaacagactcccaaaagCTATGTTCCGACCACCACACATGTGGTGGCATGTACACCCCCCAAGAATATGGAAATGTAACTttccaaaaatcaaataaaaaagaaagggcagTTTGGTTGTCCTCATTGTCTTTCTGAGTGTTacttccaatttttttaaaattttctattatgTGATTAGTTGTGTCTATTTATAGGAAacagtgtgatattttgataaCTGTATATGTTGTATAATGATCACATGGGGTAATTGGTCTACTACTATGTGTGTCATTTCCCAATCAGTTGTGACCATTCACAAGCTTGGGCTTTCATTTCAGTGTTCAGTATTACTGACCTCAGAATATTAAACTGTGCAAGAAGACATAGGGATAAATTAGTCACTTTACAGGTGACATACACATGCCAGTTTTGTTTATGTCtttaaagatgttttatattttacttagtGTGTGTACTGGATGCATGTGTGCCCCAGTGCACTTACGGAAGTCAGGGAACCATTTTGGGGAGttaattctctctttctatcatgtgggtcttgggaatggaactctggtcatcagattTGATGTGCTGAGCCATCTGACCAGGCTGAAAGAGGAAGTTCTTGGGTATTGAATATAGGGCCTCTTGCATGCTAGTTAAAAACTCTCCTATAGAGCTATATCCCCAACTGAAAgaggaaattatttaatttatttatttattatggttttggagacagggctctTGTATCAGAGGTTGGCCTccgactcactatgtagctaaggatgaccttgactcaTCCTCCagcccacctcctgagtgctggggttacaggtgtgaaccaccacagcTTGTTTTGAAAGAGGATTTTTAAATTGTTGAATTCaagtatgtatatttattttcttttgaaaggatTCTCCTGATAAAACTCCTATGATAATTTCAGGAATGTACTCTATATGGTCTGAGTACAGGATGCTTGACAAGAAACGTCTTACCAAAGTTACCAGCACATAGTCAGCGTTATCTGTGAGGCATGGAAAAGAGTACAAACAAACCTGCACATGAATCATGCTTTAAAGGATCCCTCTGGAACTTTCTCTCCTGTGAGTAGCTGTGATCCCCATCCAAAAGGTCCAGGGTCTGTTTGCATTTCTGCTTTTCGAGTGGCAATGCATTGCTAAGGGCtcacattttgtttctgttattgttatTTCAGCTATTGTTGAGCACGTCTTACTTTTTAGTAAACTGCACCGGAGACATATGGTTTACATGGTTGCTCTTCCCCTTATTTCCCTGCTTtcgtttgtttttctctttaattcaaTTTAACCCAATCATTTTTAGCGTCGGGCAGATACTCACAGTACGCATGCGCACTCCTGGCGCGGCGGGCCTGCCCCCAACCCTGGCCATTGGCTGTTCAGGCCGGAGCGCACTTGATTGGTCACCGCCTGCCAAGCCCCCGCTGCCCGTCAGAATTGGCGGGAAAGTGGCGGTGGCGCAGCATGGCGGCGGCGGAGTCGCCGTCCTCGGGTGGCCCCGGGGCCGTGCGGTTGCCGCGGTCGCCACCACTCAAGGTGCTGGCAGCGCAGCTGCGGCGCCACGCGGAGGGAGGCCCGGGCGCGTGGCGGCTGTCGCGGGCGGCGGCGGGCCGCGCGCCGCTGGAGCTGGCGGCCGTGTGGATGCAGGGCACCGTGCTGGCGGCGGAAGGCGGCCAGGCGCGGCTGCGTGACCCGAGCGGGCCCTTCTCCGTGCGCGGCCTGGAGCGCGTACCGCGGGGCCGGCCTTGCCTGCTCCCAGGTAACCAGGGCCAGACCGGTTCTGCAGGGGGCTGTCCTTCCCGGGGGCGGGGCGGTCCCACCTCCAGGCATTCGTCCTCCTTCCTGTCCCAGCCCCTATCCCACGACGGCAACACCTGCCACCACGTTCAAAGATGTAGGTTCCAATGTGgcctggtggcccacacctgtcatcccagtactaggagactgaggcaggaggatggcaaagtTCAAAGCCtttctgagctacagagtgagtttaaggccaacctaggcaacatagtgagagcttgtctcagaaCAAAGAGTAAAGAGGGCCTGGGATGGGACTCCGTGGTAGAGCACTTCCTAGCATtgatgaggccttgggttcaatccagGCTGCAAAAatagtaaacaaataaatcaatgaaaatacCTCTGGGTTCTCGAGCTCTCCCAGTCCTCCTAGTTTTGAGCTTTGGGCTTCTCTGTCACGAGGTCTCTCCCCATAGATGTTTTTCAGTTTCCCCATGTGCTTTGAGAAATAATGTCTTGGGAAATGTGTGCGtgtccttttctgtttgttttgaggcagggtcacatgtagtctagactggcctcaaattccttgTGTAGttgagggtgatcttgaactcctgaacttccCACTTCCATctccagagtactaggattacaggcatatgccaccacacctggttcatgtggtgctgggggtcaCACCCAGGCCTTTGTGCGTGTTAGGTGAGCAACCTCCCAACTGAGCCATATATCAGCCCCACGTCTGCATATTTTTAATGTTCCAAGACAAATGGGACATTTATCTTGGGAAGCCACTGTTACCAGAAGGGTTGGGGACACTTTTCTCTACCTTTCCTACTGAGAACACCATAGCTGTGGTTCATAATTCATAAACAGCTGTTGCTCACACCCAAGGGAGCATCATCACAGTTATCTAGGGGTTTGTTGAAGCCCATCCCCTCAGGTTTTCCGAGTCTTAAGACTTGTTTCTCATTTGCTCCAAGGAGCTGCTAATATTGCTGGGTTTGAGGCTACCCTCTGAGCTACTACAGTACTTGGTCTGTGGTCCTGCAGCATCTGGTCTCATGTCTGACATCTAAGTGTCCTGAGAACCAGATGGCCTAAGAGACAGGTATTGGGATACCTGGAGTCTCATCTCACTG
This Peromyscus leucopus breed LL Stock chromosome 8b, UCI_PerLeu_2.1, whole genome shotgun sequence DNA region includes the following protein-coding sequences:
- the Rmi2 gene encoding recQ-mediated genome instability protein 2; the protein is MAAAESPSSGGPGAVRLPRSPPLKVLAAQLRRHAEGGPGAWRLSRAAAGRAPLELAAVWMQGTVLAAEGGQARLRDPSGPFSVRGLERVPRGRPCLLPGKYVMVMGVVQACSPEPCLQAVKMTDLSDNPVHESMWELEVEDLQRNIP